A stretch of Streptococcus chenjunshii DNA encodes these proteins:
- a CDS encoding transcriptional regulator GutM — MLSNPFIALLFLLLLWSLNALSSYYYFKKVNNEIVTLKKMYKGKERFMGAVVKKVNIFRKVMMIIVTDYNGTITECKYLYGYTNFSKFKKKDDIVGKNIDQIINSSNEDKFIKAIQGCAEKIKEQKIKTIA, encoded by the coding sequence ATGTTAAGTAACCCTTTTATTGCATTACTCTTTCTTTTATTGTTATGGAGTCTAAATGCCTTATCTTCATATTATTATTTTAAAAAAGTCAATAACGAAATTGTTACTTTGAAAAAAATGTATAAAGGAAAAGAGAGGTTCATGGGGGCCGTAGTTAAAAAAGTTAATATTTTTAGAAAAGTAATGATGATTATAGTCACTGACTATAATGGAACAATAACAGAATGTAAATATTTGTATGGATATACTAATTTCTCAAAATTCAAAAAGAAAGATGATATTGTTGGGAAAAACATTGATCAAATCATTAATAGTAGTAATGAAGATAAATTTATTAAAGCAATTCAAGGTTGCGCTGAAAAAATAAAGGAACAGAAAATAAAAACAATAGCATGA